In the genome of Halobacterium noricense, one region contains:
- a CDS encoding histone family protein: MSVELPFAPVDTIIRRHAGDLRVSADAAEELARRIQRRGASLAQDAAERAAADGRKTLMAADFGVDEVPDADELTLPVAPVDRIARLDLDDRFRVSKDARVALADLLESFASDAAQGAAVLAEHAGRRTVQAEDVQTYFELVE, from the coding sequence ATGAGCGTCGAACTCCCGTTCGCGCCGGTCGACACCATCATCCGGCGACACGCGGGTGACTTGCGGGTGAGCGCTGACGCGGCCGAGGAACTCGCACGGCGCATCCAGCGCCGCGGCGCATCGCTCGCGCAGGACGCCGCCGAACGCGCGGCCGCGGACGGCCGAAAGACCCTGATGGCGGCGGACTTCGGCGTCGACGAGGTGCCCGACGCCGACGAACTCACGCTGCCGGTCGCGCCGGTCGACCGCATCGCGCGTCTCGACCTCGACGACCGGTTCCGCGTCTCCAAGGACGCCCGGGTCGCGCTCGCGGACCTCCTGGAGTCGTTCGCCTCGGACGCCGCGCAGGGCGCTGCCGTGCTCGCCGAGCACGCGGGACGACGCACCGTACAGGCCGAGGACGTCCAGACGTACTTCGAGCTCGTGGAATGA
- a CDS encoding M48 family metallopeptidase, with product MAIVGAVLFAFYSVAVAAAWFFFGQSTTILGIAVVGSVLLVGVQYKIGKWAALRSVGAEDMDEREYQQIHQFVEKVCRDRKMEKPNLKVASMGVPNAFAVGRRGDGTVVVSRELIQLLDRDELEGVIAHELAHIDNRDVVMMVIGQGIASVVGIVAQYIVLFTGDNDLADFFLAIVVGNLVQFFVMLFVLAISRYREYVADADAKRTINGGDPLARALEKIQQGNERSQDSKIDENVNALCIFGEDRGLLQKLVSTHPPTEKRIERLRS from the coding sequence ATGGCCATCGTCGGTGCCGTCCTCTTCGCGTTCTACTCGGTGGCAGTGGCTGCCGCGTGGTTCTTCTTCGGCCAGTCCACCACCATCCTCGGCATCGCCGTCGTGGGCAGCGTCCTTCTCGTCGGGGTCCAGTACAAGATCGGCAAGTGGGCGGCGCTCCGCAGCGTCGGCGCGGAGGACATGGACGAACGGGAGTACCAGCAGATTCACCAGTTCGTCGAGAAGGTCTGTCGCGACCGGAAGATGGAGAAGCCGAACCTGAAGGTCGCGAGCATGGGCGTACCGAACGCATTCGCCGTCGGCCGCCGCGGCGACGGCACGGTCGTCGTCTCCCGCGAACTCATCCAGTTGCTCGACCGCGACGAACTCGAGGGCGTCATCGCCCACGAGCTCGCGCACATCGACAACCGCGACGTCGTCATGATGGTCATCGGGCAGGGAATCGCCTCCGTCGTCGGCATCGTCGCCCAGTACATCGTCCTGTTCACGGGCGACAACGACCTCGCGGACTTCTTCCTCGCCATCGTCGTCGGCAACCTCGTGCAGTTCTTCGTAATGTTGTTCGTGCTCGCCATCTCCCGCTACCGCGAGTACGTCGCCGACGCCGACGCCAAGCGTACCATCAACGGCGGCGACCCGCTCGCGCGCGCCCTCGAAAAGATTCAGCAGGGCAACGAGCGCTCCCAGGACTCGAAAATCGACGAGAACGTGAACGCGCTGTGCATCTTCGGCGAGGACCGCGGCCTCCTCCAGAAGCTCGTCTCCACGCACCCGCCGACCGAGAAGCGCATCGAGCGGCTCCGCTCGTAG
- a CDS encoding DUF7260 family protein encodes MPQSATRGDGTAATASFGEWILDARRALRRERHILQTEANAFGRFCRRVQSVDADAGAADSVPARSATTTLAARSDHADSTASAAIREAYVETVMDTPHYAAEYGDTYWESVASEFGAELAMVLRQAARVTPLLRDQLLAAGRESKRSRKRLRSDLDDEASALDDAERTLHAVHEDLVAIRSRPFYGCPPHELRQLLADLDALEADCQDLAVRRQAGDLEPKTVHVPSAAARPLNEYLYQSLSSSHPLLSAIGRASDEVVTTARRVRRALPPESETAEYGG; translated from the coding sequence ATGCCACAGTCTGCCACTCGGGGGGACGGGACCGCCGCGACCGCGAGCTTCGGGGAGTGGATTCTCGACGCGCGCCGCGCGCTCCGCCGCGAGCGCCACATCCTCCAGACGGAAGCAAACGCGTTCGGGCGGTTCTGTCGGCGCGTCCAGTCGGTCGACGCCGACGCCGGGGCGGCCGACTCGGTGCCCGCTCGGTCGGCGACGACCACGCTCGCCGCTCGAAGCGACCACGCCGACAGCACCGCGAGCGCCGCGATTCGGGAGGCGTACGTCGAGACGGTCATGGACACCCCGCATTACGCGGCCGAGTACGGCGACACCTACTGGGAGAGCGTGGCCTCGGAGTTCGGTGCGGAGTTGGCGATGGTGCTCCGGCAGGCCGCTCGCGTGACGCCGCTCCTGCGCGACCAACTGCTCGCCGCGGGCCGCGAGTCCAAACGCAGCCGCAAGCGACTCCGCTCGGACCTCGACGACGAGGCGAGCGCGCTCGACGACGCCGAGCGGACGCTTCACGCGGTCCACGAGGACCTGGTGGCGATTCGCTCGCGGCCGTTCTACGGCTGTCCGCCGCACGAACTCCGGCAGCTCCTCGCGGACCTCGATGCCCTCGAAGCCGACTGCCAGGACCTCGCCGTCCGCCGCCAGGCGGGCGACCTCGAACCGAAGACCGTCCACGTGCCGTCGGCGGCGGCGCGCCCGCTCAACGAGTATCTCTACCAGTCGCTGTCGTCCTCGCATCCGCTGTTGAGTGCAATCGGGCGCGCGAGCGACGAGGTCGTCACTACAGCCCGACGAGTCCGTCGCGCGCTCCCGCCCGAATCAGAAACCGCCGAATACGGCGGATAG
- the cca gene encoding CCA tRNA nucleotidyltransferase, with product MSDFETVLDAVRERVDPTPAERRALAEAAERLADRARDAIAELPVEADVMQVGSTARGTWVAGDRDIDLFVRFPPDLPREELQEYGLEIGNGVLPEGREEYAEHPYVKGTFEGYDVDLVPCYRLESATDIQSAVDRTPFHNAYLEARLSEADAGDVRLFKQFLKGIGAYGSDLRTQGFSGYLTELLVLEYGGFRETLDAIRGWQPPVVLDPEDHAEAEFDDPLVVVDPTDPERNVAAVVSAENVARVQHYVREFLADPDESVFEPTTPDPLGAEAVREYVAERGTTPLAVVFEAPDLVEDQLYPQLYRSRDGLVRGLEIGGFEVLRAATWAEDRAVLFAELSVSELPEVERHEGPPVHVGGHAQGFYEKYADSDAAGPFLDGDRYVVERERAVTTAREFVETQLEDVALGAHVESIVEAGDYEVLAGEAVSELADGFGVELAAYFEPSVASASVRTRSASRP from the coding sequence ATGAGCGACTTCGAGACGGTCCTCGACGCCGTCCGCGAGCGCGTGGACCCGACGCCGGCCGAACGGCGCGCGCTCGCCGAGGCCGCAGAGCGACTGGCCGACCGAGCGCGGGACGCCATCGCGGAGTTGCCCGTCGAGGCGGATGTCATGCAGGTCGGGAGCACGGCGCGCGGGACGTGGGTCGCGGGCGACCGTGACATCGACCTGTTCGTGCGATTCCCGCCGGACCTGCCGCGCGAGGAACTGCAGGAGTACGGGCTCGAAATCGGGAACGGCGTGCTGCCGGAAGGCCGCGAGGAGTACGCCGAACACCCCTACGTGAAGGGGACGTTCGAGGGGTACGACGTCGACCTCGTGCCGTGCTACCGGCTGGAGTCCGCGACCGACATCCAGTCGGCGGTCGACCGCACGCCGTTCCACAACGCGTACCTCGAAGCGCGCCTGAGCGAGGCGGACGCCGGCGACGTGCGGCTGTTCAAGCAGTTCCTGAAGGGCATCGGCGCGTACGGCAGCGACCTCCGGACGCAGGGGTTCTCAGGCTATCTCACGGAACTGCTCGTGCTGGAGTACGGCGGATTTCGGGAGACGCTGGACGCGATTCGGGGCTGGCAGCCGCCGGTCGTCCTCGACCCCGAGGACCACGCGGAAGCGGAGTTCGACGACCCGCTGGTGGTCGTCGACCCGACCGACCCGGAGCGCAACGTTGCCGCGGTCGTCTCCGCGGAGAACGTCGCGCGCGTCCAGCACTACGTCCGCGAGTTCCTCGCCGACCCCGACGAGAGCGTCTTCGAGCCGACGACGCCCGACCCGCTCGGCGCGGAGGCGGTCCGCGAGTACGTTGCCGAGCGCGGGACGACACCGCTGGCGGTCGTCTTCGAGGCGCCGGACCTCGTGGAAGACCAACTCTACCCGCAGTTGTATCGCTCCCGGGACGGGCTCGTGCGCGGACTCGAAATCGGGGGGTTCGAGGTGCTGCGCGCGGCGACGTGGGCCGAGGACCGCGCGGTGCTGTTCGCGGAGCTGTCCGTGAGCGAGCTCCCGGAAGTCGAGCGCCACGAGGGGCCACCCGTCCACGTCGGCGGACACGCGCAGGGGTTCTACGAGAAGTACGCGGACAGCGACGCCGCAGGTCCGTTCCTCGACGGCGACCGGTACGTCGTCGAGCGCGAACGCGCCGTCACGACCGCCCGGGAGTTCGTCGAGACCCAACTCGAAGACGTCGCTCTCGGCGCGCACGTCGAATCCATCGTCGAAGCCGGCGACTACGAAGTGCTCGCTGGCGAGGCGGTTTCGGAACTCGCGGACGGGTTCGGTGTGGAACTCGCAGCGTACTTCGAGCCGTCCGTCGCGTCGGCCAGCGTCCGGACGCGGTCGGCGAGCAGGCCGTAG
- a CDS encoding DUF5789 family protein, translating to MGKTVRLGELEAELQDETYPLDREYVVESYGDYDLDLAGGEESVEDALGRVDDDHFESHADLVATIEDGVGGEAVGRRNYTDRGGSAGEGDRESF from the coding sequence ATGGGGAAGACTGTCAGACTCGGCGAACTGGAAGCCGAACTGCAGGACGAAACGTACCCGCTCGACCGGGAGTACGTCGTCGAGTCGTACGGCGACTACGACCTCGACCTCGCGGGCGGCGAGGAGTCCGTCGAGGATGCACTCGGGCGCGTCGACGACGACCACTTCGAGAGCCACGCGGACCTCGTCGCGACCATCGAGGACGGCGTCGGCGGCGAAGCCGTCGGCCGCCGAAACTACACGGACCGCGGCGGGTCAGCCGGCGAAGGCGACCGCGAGAGCTTCTGA
- a CDS encoding PHP-associated domain-containing protein, whose translation MSEDRAVLSIDPHVHSEGSYDGNEPVELILEHASDIELDGVVITDHDSIKESLRAAELAPEYGLVGIPGVEVSTGVGHVLAIGVEECPERGQPFEATVREIREQGGVAVVPHPFQRSRHGVRRRNLGECDGIEVYNSMVFTGYRNRRARKFAQRHDYPRFGASDAHSIRNVGRAYTDVALPDVDPETPAGEIPTETVLAALRAGETDIRGKRTPIHRSTRQYAKGAARKSAYLLTKRLPYVSPWPTSMDSA comes from the coding sequence ATGAGCGAGGACCGGGCGGTGCTGTCGATAGACCCGCACGTGCACTCGGAGGGTTCGTACGACGGCAACGAGCCCGTGGAGCTCATCCTCGAGCACGCTAGCGACATCGAACTCGACGGGGTCGTGATAACGGACCACGACAGCATCAAGGAGTCGCTGCGGGCGGCAGAGCTGGCACCGGAGTACGGGCTGGTCGGGATTCCGGGCGTGGAGGTGTCGACGGGCGTCGGCCACGTGCTGGCAATCGGCGTCGAGGAGTGCCCGGAGCGCGGGCAGCCGTTCGAGGCGACCGTGCGCGAAATCCGCGAGCAGGGCGGCGTCGCAGTCGTCCCGCACCCGTTCCAGCGGAGTCGACACGGCGTGCGGCGGCGGAATCTCGGGGAGTGCGACGGCATCGAGGTGTACAACTCGATGGTGTTCACGGGCTACCGGAACCGGCGCGCGCGGAAGTTCGCGCAGCGCCACGACTACCCGCGGTTCGGCGCGAGCGACGCGCACTCGATTCGAAACGTCGGCCGGGCGTACACGGACGTCGCGCTGCCGGATGTCGATCCCGAGACGCCGGCTGGCGAGATTCCGACCGAGACCGTGCTGGCGGCGCTGCGCGCGGGCGAGACGGACATCCGGGGCAAGCGGACGCCGATTCACCGGAGCACGCGCCAGTACGCGAAGGGTGCGGCGCGGAAGAGCGCGTACCTGTTGACGAAGCGCCTGCCGTACGTCAGCCCGTGGCCGACGTCGATGGACAGCGCCTGA
- a CDS encoding creatininase family protein, with translation MRLADATWTDADALDTNLAVLPVGSTEQHGPHAPLGTDHVTAETVAETAASNYDREVVVAPPLTVGVSEEHRQFTGTLWVSPETFRANVREVTESLASHGWDRVVVVNGHGGNVPALGEVCQRVTRDGDAYAVPFTWFDAVGDHSDDMGHAGPLETAFLRHTHPKLVREDRLDDAREGASDHWGDWQSHTNLAVDSAEFSENGVVGDPTEGDADRGEELLSLAADALCDLLDAVGDRDPSRPPHK, from the coding sequence ATGCGACTCGCGGACGCGACCTGGACGGACGCTGACGCGCTCGACACGAACCTCGCCGTGCTCCCCGTCGGCAGCACGGAACAGCACGGCCCGCACGCGCCGCTCGGTACCGACCACGTCACCGCCGAAACCGTCGCCGAGACCGCGGCGTCGAACTACGACCGCGAGGTCGTGGTCGCGCCACCCTTGACCGTCGGCGTCTCCGAGGAACACCGCCAGTTCACGGGGACGCTGTGGGTCTCCCCGGAAACGTTCCGCGCGAACGTCCGCGAAGTGACCGAGAGCCTCGCGAGCCACGGCTGGGACCGCGTCGTCGTCGTGAACGGCCACGGCGGCAACGTCCCCGCGCTCGGCGAAGTCTGCCAGCGCGTCACCCGCGACGGCGACGCGTACGCGGTGCCGTTCACGTGGTTCGACGCCGTCGGCGACCACAGCGACGACATGGGTCACGCCGGCCCCCTGGAGACCGCGTTCCTCAGACACACCCACCCGAAGCTCGTTCGCGAGGACCGGCTGGACGACGCCCGCGAGGGCGCCAGCGACCACTGGGGGGACTGGCAGTCACACACGAACCTCGCCGTCGATAGCGCCGAGTTCAGCGAGAACGGCGTCGTCGGCGACCCGACGGAGGGCGACGCCGACCGCGGGGAGGAACTGCTGTCGCTGGCCGCGGACGCGCTCTGCGACCTACTGGACGCAGTCGGGGACCGCGACCCGAGCCGGCCGCCGCACAAGTAG
- the ubaA gene encoding SAMP-activating enzyme E1, whose product MSGLNLDPVQLDRYSRHIIMDDVGAEGQKRLLDGDVLVVGAGGLGAPVIQYLAAAGVGRLRIVDHDDVERSNLQRQIIHADADIGRPKAESAREYVEDLNPDVDVDAHVTRLDQSNVGEFLDGVDYVVDCSDNFATRYLVNDACVLRDIPFSHAAIYRFEGQAITYEPGNACYRCLFPEAPPEGTIPDCATAGVLGILPGTMGCIQATECVKGLLDYGERLTGRLLFYDAGDMSFETVPVAKNPDCPVCGDDPAIDSVADVEYVEGCTVPS is encoded by the coding sequence ATGTCCGGGCTGAATCTCGACCCGGTGCAGCTCGACCGCTACTCGCGACACATCATCATGGACGACGTCGGTGCCGAGGGGCAGAAACGCCTGCTCGACGGCGACGTGCTCGTGGTGGGCGCGGGCGGTCTGGGCGCGCCGGTCATCCAGTACCTCGCGGCCGCGGGCGTCGGCCGGCTCCGCATCGTCGACCACGACGACGTCGAGCGCTCGAACCTCCAGCGCCAAATCATCCACGCAGACGCCGACATCGGCCGCCCGAAGGCCGAGAGCGCTCGCGAGTACGTCGAGGACCTCAACCCCGACGTGGACGTCGACGCGCACGTCACGCGCCTCGACCAGTCGAACGTCGGCGAGTTCCTCGACGGCGTCGACTACGTGGTGGACTGTTCGGACAACTTCGCGACGCGCTACCTCGTCAACGACGCGTGTGTGCTCCGCGACATCCCGTTCAGCCACGCCGCCATCTACCGCTTCGAGGGCCAGGCCATCACGTACGAACCCGGGAACGCCTGCTACCGCTGCCTGTTCCCGGAGGCACCACCCGAGGGGACGATTCCGGACTGCGCGACCGCGGGCGTCCTCGGCATCCTCCCCGGGACGATGGGCTGCATTCAGGCCACCGAGTGCGTGAAGGGATTGCTCGACTACGGCGAGCGCCTCACCGGCCGCCTCCTCTTCTACGACGCCGGCGACATGTCCTTCGAGACCGTGCCAGTCGCGAAGAACCCCGACTGTCCAGTCTGTGGCGACGACCCCGCCATCGACTCCGTCGCGGACGTCGAGTACGTCGAAGGCTGCACCGTCCCATCGTAA
- a CDS encoding single-stranded DNA binding protein, which produces MGDDIEDVYGDLDTDVSLEEFRDAVESKVEQMGGLADEETAAMLIAHELEDGEVNGVADVEPEMDEVKFIAKVTSVGDVRTFERDDDEDPEGRVVNVDVADETGSVRLSLWDEQAEGAKDQLEVGDVLRVKGRPKDGYNGIEVSADQVEVDNDEEVDVPVQDEYRVEDLSLGISDVNLTGEVLGTEEVRTFDRDDGSEGKVSNVVLGDETGRVRVTLWDDQAETATELSQGEVVEVVDGYVRERDGSLELHVGDRGAVEPVDADVAFVPDTTPIENLELDDVADISGVIRSADPKRTFDRDDGSEGQVRNVRVQDDTGDIRVALWGDKADLDIGPGDEVAFVDVEIQDGWQDDIEASAGWQSSVIPLADGATTGDDGGDSSSSPTGLSAFEDGNDPSSDDADDGSSSEDGDTDDGEEVEFTGVVVQAQNPVILDDGAETVSVETDADVTLGQEVTARGLLQDGRLRAEELH; this is translated from the coding sequence ATGGGCGACGACATCGAGGACGTCTACGGGGACCTCGACACCGACGTGTCCCTCGAGGAGTTCCGGGACGCCGTCGAGTCGAAGGTCGAACAGATGGGCGGACTGGCCGACGAGGAGACGGCCGCCATGCTCATCGCCCACGAGCTCGAGGACGGCGAGGTCAACGGCGTCGCGGACGTCGAACCCGAGATGGACGAGGTGAAGTTCATCGCGAAGGTGACGAGCGTCGGCGACGTGCGGACGTTCGAGCGCGACGACGACGAGGACCCGGAGGGCCGCGTGGTCAACGTCGACGTCGCCGACGAGACCGGCAGCGTCCGGCTGTCGCTGTGGGACGAGCAGGCCGAGGGTGCCAAAGACCAACTGGAAGTCGGCGACGTACTCCGCGTGAAGGGTCGTCCGAAGGACGGCTACAACGGCATCGAGGTCAGCGCCGACCAGGTCGAGGTGGACAACGACGAGGAAGTCGACGTCCCGGTGCAGGACGAGTACCGCGTCGAGGACCTCTCGCTGGGCATCTCGGACGTGAACCTCACGGGCGAAGTGCTGGGCACCGAGGAGGTGCGGACGTTCGACCGCGACGACGGCAGCGAAGGGAAGGTCTCGAACGTCGTGCTCGGCGACGAAACCGGGCGCGTGCGCGTCACGCTCTGGGACGACCAGGCCGAGACCGCGACCGAACTCTCGCAGGGCGAGGTCGTCGAGGTCGTGGACGGCTACGTCCGCGAGCGCGACGGCAGCCTCGAACTCCACGTCGGCGACCGCGGCGCGGTCGAGCCCGTCGACGCGGACGTCGCGTTCGTACCGGACACCACACCCATCGAGAACCTCGAACTCGACGACGTCGCCGACATTTCGGGCGTCATTCGCTCCGCCGACCCCAAACGTACGTTCGACCGCGACGACGGCAGCGAAGGTCAAGTCCGGAACGTGCGCGTGCAGGACGACACGGGCGACATCCGCGTGGCGCTGTGGGGCGACAAGGCCGACCTCGACATCGGCCCGGGCGACGAGGTGGCGTTCGTGGACGTCGAGATTCAGGACGGCTGGCAGGACGACATCGAGGCGTCCGCGGGCTGGCAGTCGTCGGTCATCCCGCTCGCAGACGGCGCGACGACCGGCGACGACGGTGGCGACTCGAGCAGTAGTCCAACTGGACTGTCGGCATTCGAGGACGGCAACGACCCGAGCAGCGACGACGCTGACGACGGCTCGTCGAGCGAGGACGGCGACACCGACGACGGCGAAGAAGTCGAGTTCACGGGCGTCGTCGTGCAGGCCCAGAACCCCGTCATTCTGGACGACGGCGCGGAGACTGTGAGCGTGGAGACGGACGCGGACGTGACGCTCGGGCAGGAAGTGACCGCCCGGGGGCTCCTCCAGGACGGCCGCCTCCGCGCCGAGGAGCTACACTAG
- a CDS encoding dihydroneopterin aldolase family protein: protein MASDAQQACFEAGIKFGALYHQFAGTPVSPESADSLETAIEESIENQPFCESVTVDVLTEKLDTDHGYTELTGEYMEVEIVVDYEGREVVAEMAMQDGYPLMELASVE from the coding sequence ATGGCATCCGACGCCCAGCAGGCGTGTTTCGAGGCGGGCATCAAATTCGGCGCGCTCTACCACCAGTTCGCGGGCACGCCCGTGAGCCCGGAGAGCGCGGACAGCCTCGAGACCGCCATCGAGGAGTCCATCGAGAACCAGCCGTTCTGCGAGTCCGTGACGGTGGACGTGCTCACCGAGAAACTGGACACGGACCACGGCTACACGGAACTCACGGGCGAGTACATGGAAGTCGAAATCGTCGTCGACTACGAGGGCCGCGAGGTCGTCGCGGAGATGGCGATGCAGGACGGCTACCCGCTGATGGAGTTGGCGAGCGTCGAGTAA
- the azf gene encoding NAD-dependent glucose-6-phosphate dehydrogenase Azf, giving the protein MDEPVLLTGAAGRVGQAILDGIGDDYDWRLFDREPPTGDTDHEVVVGDVTDEDAVREAVAGVGAVIHLAGDPRPEAPWESVLRNNIDGAQTILEVAVEEDVGKFVFASSNHAVGHYETERKPDLYREDDDFRLDGTELPRPSNLYGVSKAAGETLGRYYHDEHDLPFVAVRIGNLTEGHPPIDYERGQAMWLSHRDCAHLFDCCLRGECGYEIVYGISDNERKYYSLERAREVLGYDPQDNSAEWDGDERVTDAE; this is encoded by the coding sequence ATGGACGAGCCGGTTCTCCTCACGGGTGCCGCCGGGCGCGTCGGGCAGGCCATCCTCGACGGCATCGGCGACGACTACGACTGGCGGCTGTTCGACCGCGAACCCCCCACGGGGGACACCGACCACGAGGTCGTCGTCGGCGACGTCACCGACGAGGACGCCGTCCGCGAAGCCGTCGCTGGCGTCGGCGCCGTCATCCACCTCGCCGGCGACCCGCGCCCCGAAGCTCCGTGGGAGAGCGTGCTCCGGAACAACATCGACGGCGCGCAGACCATCCTCGAGGTCGCCGTCGAGGAGGACGTCGGGAAGTTCGTGTTCGCGTCCTCGAACCACGCGGTCGGCCACTACGAGACCGAGCGCAAGCCCGACCTCTACCGCGAGGACGACGACTTCCGGCTCGACGGCACGGAACTCCCGCGCCCCAGCAACCTCTACGGCGTCTCGAAGGCCGCCGGCGAGACGCTCGGCCGGTACTACCACGACGAACACGACCTCCCGTTCGTCGCCGTCCGCATCGGCAACCTCACCGAGGGCCATCCGCCAATCGACTACGAGCGCGGGCAAGCGATGTGGCTCTCCCACCGCGACTGCGCGCACCTCTTCGACTGCTGCCTGCGAGGCGAGTGCGGCTACGAAATCGTCTACGGCATCTCCGACAACGAGCGGAAGTACTACAGTCTGGAGCGGGCTCGGGAAGTCTTGGGCTACGACCCGCAGGACAACTCCGCGGAGTGGGACGGTGACGAACGGGTCACCGACGCGGAGTAG
- a CDS encoding DUF5790 family protein: MSQSSLDDEELFGEAAEEMRADVEEHLDAARAELPAADDVWDVEADNTLGVLNALRSALDVEDVESHLRDAKKAFVVGERADAFEDADDLKAEIDAVEDVLGDIETAREQVGELASTVPALRSALEEAHEGSEGGEDDEESDEEAEE; this comes from the coding sequence ATGAGTCAGTCATCCCTGGACGACGAGGAACTGTTCGGCGAGGCCGCCGAGGAGATGCGCGCGGACGTCGAGGAGCACCTCGACGCCGCTCGCGCGGAACTGCCCGCGGCCGACGACGTCTGGGACGTCGAGGCGGACAACACGCTCGGCGTGCTGAACGCGCTCCGCTCCGCGCTGGACGTCGAGGACGTCGAATCCCACCTCCGGGACGCGAAGAAGGCGTTCGTCGTGGGCGAGCGCGCGGACGCCTTCGAGGACGCCGACGACCTGAAGGCCGAAATCGACGCCGTCGAGGACGTGCTCGGCGACATCGAGACCGCCCGCGAGCAGGTCGGTGAGCTCGCGTCCACGGTGCCGGCGCTGCGCTCCGCGCTCGAAGAGGCCCACGAAGGGAGTGAGGGCGGCGAGGATGACGAGGAGAGCGACGAAGAAGCCGAAGAGTAG
- a CDS encoding DUF309 domain-containing protein has product MDAALRAGIAIHNAGHYHAAHDAWEAEWLALDDGADERLLHGLIQFSAAIHHARDGNWTGAVGLCESAGEYLADLPSDYRGVNVDGVRAYVDALGSDPERVERVAPPTLTYEGRALELGELDAPAGVEAAVALAEALGYDEDFVETGAEYAREGLAEGELNEFGVLLCDFVTEHEQRALVATRLRQHVQRRQRREKDVAGLFD; this is encoded by the coding sequence ATGGATGCGGCGCTGCGCGCGGGAATCGCGATTCACAACGCGGGCCACTACCACGCCGCCCACGACGCGTGGGAGGCGGAGTGGCTCGCGCTCGACGACGGAGCCGACGAGCGACTGCTCCACGGGCTCATCCAGTTCTCGGCGGCCATCCACCACGCTCGCGACGGGAACTGGACGGGTGCGGTCGGGCTCTGTGAGAGCGCGGGCGAGTACCTCGCGGACCTCCCGTCAGACTACCGGGGCGTGAACGTGGACGGGGTTCGGGCGTACGTGGACGCGCTCGGCAGCGACCCGGAGCGCGTCGAACGCGTGGCACCACCAACGCTGACGTACGAGGGGCGGGCGCTCGAGCTCGGCGAGCTGGACGCGCCGGCAGGCGTGGAGGCCGCAGTCGCGCTCGCCGAAGCCCTCGGCTACGACGAGGACTTCGTCGAGACGGGCGCGGAGTACGCTCGCGAAGGACTCGCCGAGGGGGAGTTGAACGAGTTCGGCGTGCTGCTCTGTGACTTCGTCACCGAGCACGAGCAGCGCGCGCTCGTGGCGACGCGGCTCCGCCAGCACGTGCAGCGGCGGCAGCGCCGCGAGAAGGACGTAGCGGGACTGTTCGATTAG